In Ovis canadensis isolate MfBH-ARS-UI-01 breed Bighorn chromosome 3, ARS-UI_OviCan_v2, whole genome shotgun sequence, one DNA window encodes the following:
- the GDF3 gene encoding growth/differentiation factor 3 gives MLPSLAALALCLLYTLALGQTLQFHEHVFLRFLGLDKVPSPKKFQPVPSILKRIFQAQEAAASTGISKDLCYVKELGIRGNILRLLPDQGSFFYSENLSHAPCLQKLLSFNLSAIGDEEQLTMAQLGLDLGPSTYYNLGPGLELSLSLVQTEPHGTDQSTLKMGKMFTLQSVPWPQGVLHFNLLDVAKRNNDPRKNLALFLEIVVKGGRASGENFQLKGTCARLRRYLHTSLLVVTLHPEQCQSPSRKRRAAVSTSKAACKSLCHRHQLFINFRDLGWHKWIIAPKGFMANYCHGECPFSLTISLNSSNYAFMQALMHAVDPEVPQAVCIPTKLSPISMLYQDNDDNVILRHYEDMIVDECGCG, from the exons ATGCTGCCTTCCCTAGCAGCCTTggctctctgcctcctgtacactcTGGCCTTGGGCCAGACACTGCAATTCCATGAACATGTCTTTCTCCGATTTCTGGGCTTAGACAAAGTGCCTTCACCCAAGAAATTCCAACCTGTGCCTTCCATCTTGAAGAGAATTTTCCAGGCTCAAGAGGCAGCAGCCAGCACCGGCATCTCCAAAGACTTGTGCTACGTGAAGGAGCTGGGCATCCGTGGAAACATCCTCCGGCTTCTCCCAGATCAAG GCTCTTTCTTTTACTCCGAGAACCTTTCGCACGCCCCCTGCCTACAGAAGCTCCTGTCCTTTAACCTGTCTGCCATCGGGGATGAGGAGCAGTTGACAATGGCCCAGCTGGGCCTGGACTTGGGGCCCAGCACTTATTATAACCTGGGACCAGGGCTGGAACTGTCTCTGTCCCTGGTTCAAACGGAGCCCCATGGCACAGACCAGTCCACCCTGAAGATGGGTAAAATGTTTACACTGCAGTCAGTACCGTGGCCTCAAGGTGTCCTTCACTTCAACCTGCTGGATGTGGCTAAGAGGAATAATGACCCCCGCAAGAATTTAGCTTTGTTTCTAGAGATAGTGGTCAAAGGAGGCAGAGCCTCAGGGGAGAATTTTCAGCTCAAGGGCACCTGCGCCAGACTGAGACGCTATCTTCACACTTCACTGCTGGTGGTCACCCTCCACCCTGAGCAGTGCCAATCTCCCTCCCGCAAGAGGAGGGCGGCCGTCTCTACCTCAAAGGCTGCTTGCAAGAGCCTCTGCCATCGCCACCAGCTGTTTATCAACTTCCGGGATCTGGGTTGGCACAAGTGGATCATCGCCCCCAAGGGTTTCATGGCCAATTACTGCCATGGAGAATGTCCTTTCTCACTGACAATTTCCCTCAACAGCTCCAATTATGCTTTCATGCAAGCGTTGATGCACGCTGTCGACCCGGAGGTTCCCCAGGCTGTCTGCATCCCCACCAAGCTGTCCCCCATCTCCATGCTCTACCAGGACAATGATGACAACGTCATTCTACGGCATTATGAAGACATGATAGTTGATGAGTGTGGGTGTGGGTAG